The sequence GTTTTTTCTATAGTTAAATCTATATCTCTATGTGCACCACCAAGGGGTTCTTCGATTATCTCGTCAATTATACCTAACGAAAGCAGATCATAAGATGTCATCTTAAGAGCGCTAGCTGCTTCATCAGCAAATTTTGCGTCTCTAAAAAGTATAGATGCACAACCTTCTGGGGATATAACAGAAAACACAGAGTTTTCAAGCATTGCTATTCTGTCAGCAACAGAAATTGCTAAAGCACCACCCGATCCACCTTCTCCAATAACAATTGCTAACGATGGAATAGAAAGAGAACTCATAAGACAAATAGACTCCGCAATTGCATTAGACTGTCCTCTTTCTTCAGCCTCTATACCTGGATATGCGCCTGGAGTATCTATAAACGTGATCAAAGGAAGATTAAATTTCTGGGCGTGCCTCATTAATCTCATAGCCTTTCTGTAACCCTCTGGATGAGGCATTCCAAAGTTCCTGTACATATTACTTTTGGTATCGCTACCCTTTTGATGCCCAATAAAAACCACGCTCAAACCAGAAAGCCTTGCTATTCCACCTATTATTGAGGGGTCATCACGATATAACCTATCTCCTTTCATTTCAAACCAGTCATCAAAAATTCCTTTTACAAAGGTAAGAGTACCTGGTCTTTTTGGATGTCTAGCTATTTGAAGCCTCTGGTAAGGAGTTAGATCTTTCATAGTAATCTTATACAAGTTCTCCACTCTTTTTTGAAGAGATTCTATCTCTCCTGTCATGTCAACACCAGTTTCAGCAGATACTCTTTTTAACTCTTCAATTTTGTTATAAAGGTCTATTATTGGTTTTTCAAAATCAATATATTGATCTTTTTTATCAATAGCCATGCCAGCTCACCAACTTATTTAAAGTCTCTTTAATTGCTTTTCTTTCAATTACAGCATCTATCATACCATGTTCTAAAAGATACTCCGACCTTTGAAATCCTTGTGGCAATTTTTGCCTTATTGTCTGCTCTATAACTCTTGGTCCAGCAAAACCTATCAAAGCACCAGGCTCAGCAATAATTACATCTCCCAGTGTTGCAAAGCTTGCAGAAACACCTCCCGTCGTTGGATGCAATAAACAAGAAATATAAAATCCTCCGCTCTCCTTGTATTTTCCAATAACCATTGCAGTTTTAGCCATCTGCATAAGAGAAAACATTCCTTCTTGCATTCTTGCTCCACCAGATGCACTAAACAGTACAAGCGCTAATCTTTTTTCTCTGGCATAATTGGTAATTCTAAATATCTTTTCTCCTACCACAGATCCCATACTTCCGCCAATAAAGTCAAAGTCCAAAATTCCTACAGCAATCTTCTTATCACCAATTGTACCAACTCCAACTATTATTGCTTCTTCTTTAAGAGTTTTAGACTGAGCTTCCTTAAGTCTTTCAGAATATGGCATTGTATCAACAAAATTAAGACTGTCCACCGGAAGAATCCCTGAAAACATTTCTTCAAAATTATCAAATGTAATATCTATTCTTTCTTGAACGGTTAGTCTAAAATGATAATTACAATGATGACAAACTTTAAGATTATCGTTTAATTCACGAGTATATATTGCATTACTGCAATTTGGACATTTTGTCCAGAGACCTCCTGGTATCTCCTTTTTTTTAACGTTAAAAAATTTATCTAGCAAAATTTCACCTCAATCCTTCAAAAACAATTAATAAATATACCAAAAGAATCAAAAATTCCAAAGGAGTTCTGCTCTTAAACCATCCAGTAAGAGGAAATGAAAAACTTCTTTTGCTAAAAGGATAAAAAAGCTTCACTCCCTTATTCCCTATCATATCAAAAAAGATATGAAGCAGATAACACATGGTAAAAAAAATTATAAAGCTTACAAAAAAATTAAAATCTATATTCATTAGAAATCTTAACAGAAAAGTAAACAAAAAGTCTACTATAATTACTGCAGATAAAGAGTGCCAAAAACCTCTATGTGAGAAAAAGATGCCAAAAAAAGGATTTCTCACCAAAGTAGATATCTTTGAAGTAGGCGAATCAATGTCTGGAAACAATGAGCCTAAAAAACTGCCCAAAAAAACTCCAATTTCATTGAAGTTCTTCACCCATTCAGGATGATTAACATATATAGCAACTGTGCTACCAACTCCAGCCACCAAATGAGTAAAACCTGTCAAGATCTACCAAACCATTCTTTAAGATATTTACCCGTAAAAGAATTATTCACTTCCATTATTTCTTCGGGAGTACCAAAAGCAACTATCTTTCCCCCTTTATCACCGCCTTCAGGACCTAAATCAATGACCATATCACTGGCATAAACTACATCAAGGTTGTGTTCGACAACAATAACAGAATCTCCTCTATCAACTAATCTGTGCAAAACATTGATCAACTTTTTTATATCATCAAAATGAAGTCCAGTAGTGGGCTCATCAAGCAAATATAAGGTATGGCCCCTAAACTTTTTTGTAAGTTCATATGCCAGCTTTAATCTTTGGGATTCCCCACCAGAAAGAGTGGTTGCGCTTTGGCCTAACCTTATATAACCAAGTCCAATATCACTCAGAACAGATAGCTTTCTAGATATTGCCGGGTGAGAAGAAAAAAATTCCCTTGCTTCATCTACACTCATATTCAAAATTTCAGATATATTTTTCCCTTTAAATTCTACTTTCAAAGTGTCTTTTTGATACCTTGTGCCATTACAAACATCACAAGGAACGTATACATCGGGTAAAAAAAGCATCTGGATTTTTTTGAAACCTTCGCCTCTGCAAGCTTCACATCTTCCACCCTTTACGTTGAAGCTAAAATGGCCAGGCTTAAAACCTAATCTTTTAGATTCAGGAAGCTGAGCAAACAAACTTCTTATATCATCTAATACCCCAGTATATGTGGCGGGATTAGACCTTGGCGTTCTACCTATAGGAGATTGATCCATTAAAAGAACCCTATCAATTTTCTCAACGCCCTCGATTGATTCATATTGACCTGGCATTTCTCTGAAACCCTTCTCCTTTTTTATACCTTTGTATAAAATTTCATATAGAAGCGTGCTTTTCCCCGAACCAGAAACACCTGTTATAGTACAAAATATTTTCAACGGTAAGTTTATATCTATATTTTTTAGGTTAAACTGACTTGCACCAAATACTCTTAAAAAGCTATCTGTCTTCCTTCTAAAAGTATTCTCTACAATCCTTAACTTCCCTGAAAGATATTTGCCAGTCAAGGTATCTGATTCGTACAATCCCTTTATATCTCCCGAATACACTACTTTTCCACCTCTTTCTCCTGCATATGGCCCCATATCCACTACAAAATCTGCTGCCTCAATGGTTTCCCTATCATGTTCTACAACTATAACTGTATTGCCTATAAGTGAAAGTTCTCTCAAACTGTCTACCAATCTTGATATGTCTCTTGGATGAAGTCCAATACTTGGTTCGTCAAGTACATAAAGAACTCCAACCAGACCAGAACCAATTTGGGTGGCAAGTCTTAACCTTTGCACTTCGCCTCCAGAAAGAGTCATCGTGGCTCTATCCAAAGTTAAATAATCTAAACCAAGATCTAGAAGATATCGAAGCCTCTTTTTTATTTCTTTAAAAATAGGTCTTGAAATCTCTTCTTTTTCACGAGCATGTGTCTCGTACTCATAAATATTTTTCTCATAGTCTTCAATAAATGCCAAGATCTTTTCTGGAACAAGCTTCAAAAGATCAGCAATGTTCATTTTGTTTATATATACGCTAAGCGCTTCCTTTCTAAGCCTTGTGCCATTACATAGGCTACAAGTTCTCATTATAAAAAAATCTTTAAACTCATCCCAGGATTCATTAAACGATTCTGAACGTTTTCTTTCAATATACTTTGCTATACTTTCAAATGAATTATCCTTTTCTATATTCGAGACATCACCAAATAGAAGGAGATTTATTTCTTCAGAACTTAACATTTTTACAGGTTTGCTAATACTTATTCCTTTCGATCTCGCAAAACTTAACAGGTTATATACGTAATATTGGTTATATCTACCTCTAAAAACTCTCGCAGCCCCTTCTTGTAAAGACAAATTCATATCAAAAACCTTTTCAGGGTCTAATTCTTCCACAAATCCCAGTCCGTTACACGCTGGGCAAGCTCCATATGGGCTATTAAAAGAAAAAAGTCTTGGACTCAATTCTACAAGACTAAAACCACATTTAGGACACGATAGTTTTTCACTATACAAATCAAATTGCCCATCTTTTCTTTGAACTCTAATTACACCATTTCCCACTTCCAAAGCTAGTCTAACAGCTTCGCTTAATCTCTTTGTTTTATCACTGCTAAGCGTTATTTCATCAATAACTAAAATTATAGTGTGTTTTTTATTTTTATCTAAAAGAACTTCTTCCTCAGAAATATCGTAGGTTTTTGAGTCAATTATCATTTTGAAAAAACCTTGTTTTCTATATCTATTAATTAGATCTTTAAACTCACCCTTCCTTCCATCAATTAGAACTGAAGTTATCATTATCAATTCGTTTGGATATTTCTTGTATAAGTCACTAACTATCTCATCCAAAGAAGTTGCTTTTATCGGAATATTACATTTTGGACAATATGCCACCCCTATTCTTGCAAAAAGTAATCTAAAATAATCATATATCTCTGTAAGAGTCCCCACTGTAGAACGAGGGTTATGAGTCATACCCCTTTGATCTATAGAAACTGCAGGGGAAAGTCCCTCAATAGATTCAACCTGTGGTTTTTTCAACTGTCCTAAAAATTGTCTGGCATAAACTGACAATGATTCTGCATATCTTCTTTGTCCTTCAGCGTAAAGGGTATCAAATGCAAGTGACGATTTTCCCGATCCTGACACTCCAGTAAAAACCACAAATTTGTTTCTTGGAATGTCTAAATTCACATCCTTTAAATTGTTTTCTTTTGCACCTCTAATTCTTATATAATCCACAAATACCTCAATTTAGCAAATCCAAATTATTTATATAAGTTAAATCTTTTAATATATTCTATAGTAGAAGGATCAAGAAACTCAGATAAATTTTCATTTAACGCTACTTTTTTTCTAATGAGATTTGATGAAATATCGGGTATATCAACTTCAAAGAAATCTATATTATGAAAAATTTCTTCAGGTAACTTTTCAATTGAATTATCTTTGTCGACATTTCTTTTGAAAACCACAAACTTACAAATTTTCAGTATATCATCAATTTTATACCAATTTGTTAGAGAAAGTGCAGTATCCAAACCCATAATAAAATATAACTGTGAACCAGGATACCGCTTCTTGATTTCTACTAGAGTAAGGTAGGTATAAGATGGTTCCTTTCTAATTAATTCCAAATCGCTCAAAGTATATCTTTTTTCATTTTTTATACACTCATAAAGCATACACCATCTGTGAAAGTCGCTAGCATAAATCCTATTTTTTAAAGGAGATCTTTTAGCAGGTATCCAAAAAAGAGTGTCTGGATCAATAATGTTAAGCGCACTCTGCCCTAATTTCAAATGGCCAATATGAACCGGATCAAAAGTGCCACCCAAAATTGCTATTCTATGTTCTAATTTGACCATTTCCAAATATAACGTATTTCATTGTAGTTAGTGCCTCAAGACCCATAGGTCCTCTTACGTGAAGTTTTTGAGTACTTATTCCTACTTCTGCGCCAAATCCAAATTCACCGCCATCTGTAAACCTCGTTGATGCGTTGGCATAAACTGCACTAGCATCAACATCTCTAAGAAATCTCCTGATACTTGAATAGTTTTCTGAAACTATAGCCTCAGAATGTTTAGAACCATATTTATTAATATGACTTATAGCCTCCCTTAGATCTTTAACTATTTTAATAGCAACAATTAGGTCGTGATATTCTTTATACCAATCCTCTTCAGTAGCTAAAATCGCGTCCTTTACATATTTCAAAGTTTGCTGACACCCCCTTATCTGGACATCTCTCTTTTTAAATTCCATAACGAGAGGTACAAGTATATTTGAAGCAATATTTTTATGAATAAGGACTTTTTCTATAGAATTACATACAGATGGTCTTTGAGTCTTTGCGTTTATCGCTATCTTTAAAGCCATCTCAACGTTAGCTGATTCATCTATATATAAATGACAGTTACCTATACCAGTTTCAATCACAGGAATGTGAGAATTTTCAACAACATGCTTAATTAAACCTTCAGAACCTCTTGGAATGATAACGTCTATAAGTCCTCTCTGTTTTAAAAGCACATCAACTGCTGATCTGTCAGTAGTTTCTATAAATTGAACTGCCCTTTCATCTATCTGCGCTTCTTTAAGCGATTCTTTAACAAGGTCTACTAATACTTTATTTGTATTTATAACTTCACTACCACCTTTCAAGATTACTGCATTTCCAGATTTAATAGCAAGAGTTGTAATTTCTATAGTTACATTTGGTCTTGCCTCATATATTATTCCTATACATCCAAGAGGTACCCTTTTACAATAAATTTCAAGTCCATTTGGCCTTTTGGTGCCAAAAGTTACGCTTCCAATAGGATCTGGAAGATATGAAACTTTTTTACAACCTTCAGCCATCTGTACAATTCTTTTGTGATCCAAGAGCATTCTGTCAATCAAACTAGAAGACGTGCTCTTCTGTCTGGCAGCTTCTATATCTGAAGCGTTAGCGCTTATAACTTTTTTTTCACTTTCAATTAATTTTTTTGACAAAATGTTTAAAAAGTTATTTTTAGTGTTTGTATCCAAAGATGCAATATTGTATGTTGATTCTTTCCCCTCTCTACACAATTTTTCCACATATTCTTTAATTTCAACAGTTTCCATAATTTTATTAACCTCCCCTAGACATTTAAATAATTATCATGTAATCTTTATGTACTATCTCATCAGAAAATTTATAACCTAGAATATCATAAATATTCTTAGTATTAGACCCTTTTATTCTTAAAATTTCATTAGACGAATAATTGGTTAATCCTTTAGCAACGACATTACCAGATTGATCAGTAATCTCAATAATATCTGCTCTTTTAAAATTACCAACAACATCTACAACACCCGATGGCAAAAGACTTTTGTTTTTAAAAAGAGCTTCCTTTGCACCTTGATCAATCACAATTTTACCCTTTGTTTTGCTATTGTGTTTTAACCATGACATCTTTTGCGAACTCTTTGTAGATGGCTCAAAAAATGTACCTATATTAATATTTCTATCTACCATATTGAAAAATTCCTTTATTTTTTTATTGGAAACAATATGTACAGAAATTCCTGCATCAGTTGCTATCTGTGCTGCCTTAAGTTTTGTAAACATCCCACCAGTACCAAATTTTGAATTTGCTTGACCAGCAATATTAAAAAGTTCGCTATCAATTCTTTTAACTCTTTTGATAAGGGTGCTTGGATCATTTTTATTCATATACAATCCATCAACATCAGTAAAAATAGTAAGAATATTTGCTTTAACCAATAAGGAAACCAGAGCAGAAAGCGTATCGTTATCACCAATCTTTATTTCTTCTACAGCAACAGTATCGTTTTCATTTACAACAGGTACAATATTTGATTTTAGCAATACCTTAAAGGTATTCTGGATATTTAGAAATCTTTCACGATTAGATAAATCTGCAGCAGTAAATAAAAGCTGTGCACATTGAATATCTCTCCTATCGAAAGCCCTTTTGTAAGCATTCATCAAATAAAGTTGTCCTACAGAAGCTGCAGCTTGCTTTTCAGGAATTGATTTTGGGTTTTTTATATTGGTATAAAACTTTCCAAGGCCTATTGCTCCCGACGAAACGAGAACAAACTTCATCCCCTTTTTCATATTCAATGACACGCCTTCAGCAATCATATCTATGAATTCTTCATTAATAGAATTTTGTTTAACTATCGAGGATGTGCCAATTTTCAAAACAATTCTCATACTCATTTAAATTTCATCCCTAAAAAACGTTGTCCTCACAGATTAAAAAATTTTAAACAAGAATTTTGGATTCAGAAACTAATTCTAAAATTATATTTTTCAAAGCTTCAACGCTAGTTCTATCAAACGTACTTATAGAATAAACTTTTTCATTTAATCCATTAAAATAAGATAAAAGCTCATTTTCTGTAATTTTATTGATCAAATCACGCTTATTTAACAAAATTATTCTCTTTTTCTGCAACAAATCTCTATTATACTGCTCAAGCTCTTTTATAATTATATTATAATACTTTATCGGATCTAAACTTGCATCTAAAACAAATATAAGAAAATTGGAACGCTCTATATGTCTTAAGAAGATATTCCCCAAACCCTTGCCCTTGCTTGCTCCTTCAATAATTCCAGGAATATCGGCTAAAACTATTGCCTTTTCATTATTTGATAACACTCCAAGAACTGGTTTTATAGTTGTAAAAGAATATTCCCCAACAATTGCTTTAGCATTTGTCAATGCATTTAAAATCGAAGATTTACCAGCATTAGGAAACCCTATCAAAGAAGCATCCGCAATAATTTTTAATTCAAGTAAAACATTTTTTTCCTCACCAGGCTCTCCATCTTGAGCATAATGGGGAACTCTGTTTGTAGGCGTAGCGAAGTTAGAATTACCCAATCCTCCCTTTCCACCCTTCGCAACCAAAAAGACTTTCCCATTATGATCAAGATCACATATAATCTCGTTTGTATTTGGGTCCTTAACCACTGTTCCTACGGGTACATGAAGATATAAATCTTCAGCATCCTTTCCGTGCATCTTTTTAGAAGATCCAGGTTCACCGTTCTTTCCCCTGAACTCGCGATTGGATTTAAAAAAAGATAGATCGCTTACTTCTCTGCTAGCAACAAGGTATATATTTGCTCCTCTTCCACCATCTCCGCCATCCGGTCCACCCTTTGGAATATATTTCTCCTTCCTAAAGCTTACACATCCTCTTCCACCATGCCCCCCCACAAATTTTACTTTTGCAGTATCAGGAAAAATATAAGATTTTAAAGACATAAAACTTTAATTAGGGATAACTTCAGCTACAACTTTTCCAGCTTTCTTTATAAAATTAACTCTGCCATCAATCTTAGCAAAAATAGTATAGTCTCTCCCTATTCCAACATTATTACCTGGATGAATCTTTGTTCCACGTTGCCTTGCTATAATAGATCCAGCGCTTACCAACTCACCACCATAAGCTTTAACCCCAAGATATTGAGGATTACTATCTCTTCCGTTTCTAGAACTGCCTCCACCTTTTTTGGATGCCACTTAAATCACCTCTCACAAAATAGCTTAAAATAATTTATATTTCAGAAATTCTTAACATGGTAAACTTTTGTCTATTGCCTTTTTTATTCCTATAACCTTTTTTAGGCCTATATTTAAAAGCGATTACAGTTCTCTCCTTACCGCTTCCTTCAACAATCGTCTCAACATTTGAAGTTTTAATCTCAGGTTCTTCATCAAAAACTAGAGCGTTTTCAACAACAAATCTTTCGCCTTCCTTTAAACCTTCGATAAAGGGCACTTTAATTTTATCGCCTGGAACAGCTAAAAACTCTTTGCCCCTAATTTTTAAAACATAAACCACTATTTATTCCTCCTTAAAAAATATGGCGGAGAGAGAGGGATTCGAACCCTCGAAGCAGTTTTGGCCGCTTACTCCCTTAGCAGGGGAGCGCCTTCGACCACTCGGCCATCTCTCCATCAGCAGGAAAATTATAACAAAAAATTAAACTTTTGCAAACAACTTAGTGTGCTATTATATCACAATTTTTATAGCTTATCTATTTATTTAGTATAAATAAAACAATATTAACAAAAAACTAAAAACGCGCAACCATACAAATATAGCTGCGCGTATATAATAATTTTTAGAGCTCAGTTACCGTAACTGCACCAGTTGGACAAACTGAAACACAGGTCATACAGCCAACACAATCATCCGCCCTTGTTGGCTGAGATTTACCATTGACCATGTCAAAAACTTGATTTGGACAATTATCTGCGCATGCACCATCTCCGTTACAAAGATCCTGATCTACTTTTACTACATAAACCATGAAAATTACCTCCTTCGAGTATATTAAATGAGTTATATTTTATCAAATTTAAATAAATAAATAAATACCTCCCTCTTGATGAGGGAGGTATTTTGATTTAAAGTTAACTATTTAGGCGTATAGTGCCAGTTTGGATCGTTGTGGTACTCATCCTTAAGTACTACAAATGAAGTAGTAACGTAGATGTACTCAACTATCCCTTCATTTGCTAACTCAGCAATTGCAGCATCTACAGCCTTTTTGTCCTCACCAATTTTTTCTGCAATCTGCCTATTTTTTGCCTGTTTAACAGTTTTTAAATACTCACATATCTTAATCTTTATCGATGGATCAGCAGCCATCTATTTTCACCGCCTTTATTTTAAAAGCCAATTTAATTACCACTTAAATGTAGCAGTGGAGCGGAAAGTTGGAACGGAGAAGATATAATCATCGATATGCTTATCGGTAAATGGCAAGCCCGTAACCTGGAAAAACTTCTCCCAACCAATTCTATTAATCCACTCGCCGTAGCGCTCCCCTTCCTTTGCATCCTTTGCATAGACATCAATAAGTAATCTTATAGTCTTAACCAGCGTTGGCCATCTTGGAGGTTCGTTTGGAATATAAGGAACAGCCAACTTAGAAAACATCGCTGGATGCCTTGCATCAGAAACCTTACCACCTACAAATATTGCAGCTCCATCGTTCTTTGGATCAAATATTGGCATTGCAGGGCACATAGTATAGCAGTTACCACAGTACATACACCTTTCATCGTTTACAACGACAGATTTTTTGGCTGGTTCTGGTCTAATTGCTCTTGTAGGACATGCAGCTACCACGTTAGGTATTTCACACATCTTAGAAATTTTATCGTCCTGAACTTTTGGCGGTACTCTGTGAACGCCTACTATCGCGACATCAGAACAATGAACTGCGCCGCACATATTCAAGCAGCATGCCAAAGCAAGCCTGAGCCTCGCTGGAAGTTTTGCTTCCTTGTAGTACTCAAAAACCTCATCCATAACTGATTTTACTATACCAGATGCGTCAATTGCAGGAGTGTGGCAGTGAATCCAACCTTGAGTGTGAAGCATATTTGAAATAGTATTGCCTACTCCACCAGGTGTATAGCCCATTGCGTGAAGTTCTGCCTTCAAGGGTTCAATGTTTGCTTCATCTTCAATAAGAAATTCGACTGAATGTCTGCTAGTAAATCTGAAGAATCCACCACAATATTTATCAGCAAGATCACAAAAAGCCCTTACTGTATCAATATGCATAAGCCTTGGTGTGGCAGCTCTAACTGTATATAGCTTTTCACCGCTTTCTGATACATGAACTAATGTTCCAGTATCCAAAACTTCATGATATTTCCACTTGCCGTAATTCCTTTTACAAAGATCGGACATCATGTCCAAATATTTTGGTGGTCCAAAATCTGTTTTAACCATTATTGGTTCACCTCCTCTTTATCCCAGAAGTAGAATGGATTGGCACGTGGATGTAAGACCATCTGAGGAACAGCAGGAAGTCCTGTCGCCTTCAAGAAGCTCCTCATACCCAATCTGTAAATAAGCTCACCAACTCTTTCCCTCATTTTTCCGTTCTCGTCCCACCATTCCCAAATCTTCTCGAGGAGTTCAGAAACTTCATCATAAGGAGGCTTCATTTCCATAAATGGAACAATAACCCAGGACATAAATGCCGATTGTAGAATAGGAGCATGAGCACCAATCAATATAGTGGCACCTGTTATTTTGCCCTGTCGAAGAGCTTTTGGCATCTTATTTATACAGTTGTGGCACCTTACACAGTTGCTGTTATCGATTGAAAGAGATTTGGTTACTGGATTGTAAGAAATACACTTTGTCGGACATTTATCAACTACCTGACCAATAATGTCAAATCCACCATTTACATAATTTATAACTTCTGTTCTGTTAATTTGAATGTTATCTTTCCAGGTACCGATAATTGAAAAGTCAGCTCTAGCTTTTGCGGCTACGCCATCGTTCGCACAGCCTGAAATCTTAATCTTAAACTTATATGGCCACATTGGTCTGTGGAGCTCATTTTGATACCTTCTTGTAAGAGTATCTACAATATCAAGCGTATCAATACACGCCCACTCACACCTGCCTGGTCCTACGCACGCACTTGGGGTTCTAAGATCTGAACCCGATCCGCCCAAGTCCCAACCTTCATGTGCAAGGTCATCTACGACAGGCTGTAATTGATCGGTATGAGTACCAAGCAAAATAATATCGCCTGTTGCACCGTGAAAGTTCGTCAAACCGCTTCCACGCTTCTCCCATATGTCGAGAAATTTTCTTAGCCTATCTGTTTTATAAAACCATCCAGCAGGCTGATTGATTCTCATGGTGTGAAATTCAGTCAATCCTGGAAATTTTTCAGGGACATCAGAATAACGACCGATTACTCCACCACCATAACCCGTAACACCTACAATTCCACCGTGTTTCCAGTGCGTAACCTTTTCTTCGTACGAAAGCTCTAACTGACCAAGAAGGTCATTACAAGCTTCGTTTTTTTCAGCACCTTTTTTGATCTCTTTCACAAAGCTTGGAAATGGACCATCAAGAAGCTGATCTAGCATTGGCGTTTTTCTTAATTCTGGCATTTAATCAGTACACCCCCTTAAGGTGAAATAAAATTTTGTTTAAAGAAATGGGTAAGCTTATCACCTCCCCTGAATTAAACACATCCTGTCGGTTTAGGTAATCCTGCAATTTTACAAGCACCCTTTGCAGGACCAGTTGGAAACAGCTCGTAAATCTTCTTGAGGTCCACTCCGTTATCCTTACAGAGTTTTCTAACCATTGGAGCAATCTG comes from Thermodesulfobium acidiphilum and encodes:
- the nadD gene encoding nicotinate (nicotinamide) nucleotide adenylyltransferase — translated: MVKLEHRIAILGGTFDPVHIGHLKLGQSALNIIDPDTLFWIPAKRSPLKNRIYASDFHRWCMLYECIKNEKRYTLSDLELIRKEPSYTYLTLVEIKKRYPGSQLYFIMGLDTALSLTNWYKIDDILKICKFVVFKRNVDKDNSIEKLPEEIFHNIDFFEVDIPDISSNLIRKKVALNENLSEFLDPSTIEYIKRFNLYK
- the proB gene encoding glutamate 5-kinase, which produces MSMRIVLKIGTSSIVKQNSINEEFIDMIAEGVSLNMKKGMKFVLVSSGAIGLGKFYTNIKNPKSIPEKQAAASVGQLYLMNAYKRAFDRRDIQCAQLLFTAADLSNRERFLNIQNTFKVLLKSNIVPVVNENDTVAVEEIKIGDNDTLSALVSLLVKANILTIFTDVDGLYMNKNDPSTLIKRVKRIDSELFNIAGQANSKFGTGGMFTKLKAAQIATDAGISVHIVSNKKIKEFFNMVDRNINIGTFFEPSTKSSQKMSWLKHNSKTKGKIVIDQGAKEALFKNKSLLPSGVVDVVGNFKRADIIEITDQSGNVVAKGLTNYSSNEILRIKGSNTKNIYDILGYKFSDEIVHKDYMIII
- a CDS encoding glutamate-5-semialdehyde dehydrogenase; its protein translation is METVEIKEYVEKLCREGKESTYNIASLDTNTKNNFLNILSKKLIESEKKVISANASDIEAARQKSTSSSLIDRMLLDHKRIVQMAEGCKKVSYLPDPIGSVTFGTKRPNGLEIYCKRVPLGCIGIIYEARPNVTIEITTLAIKSGNAVILKGGSEVINTNKVLVDLVKESLKEAQIDERAVQFIETTDRSAVDVLLKQRGLIDVIIPRGSEGLIKHVVENSHIPVIETGIGNCHLYIDESANVEMALKIAINAKTQRPSVCNSIEKVLIHKNIASNILVPLVMEFKKRDVQIRGCQQTLKYVKDAILATEEDWYKEYHDLIVAIKIVKDLREAISHINKYGSKHSEAIVSENYSSIRRFLRDVDASAVYANASTRFTDGGEFGFGAEVGISTQKLHVRGPMGLEALTTMKYVIFGNGQIRT
- the uvrA gene encoding excinuclease ABC subunit UvrA, with amino-acid sequence MDYIRIRGAKENNLKDVNLDIPRNKFVVFTGVSGSGKSSLAFDTLYAEGQRRYAESLSVYARQFLGQLKKPQVESIEGLSPAVSIDQRGMTHNPRSTVGTLTEIYDYFRLLFARIGVAYCPKCNIPIKATSLDEIVSDLYKKYPNELIMITSVLIDGRKGEFKDLINRYRKQGFFKMIIDSKTYDISEEEVLLDKNKKHTIILVIDEITLSSDKTKRLSEAVRLALEVGNGVIRVQRKDGQFDLYSEKLSCPKCGFSLVELSPRLFSFNSPYGACPACNGLGFVEELDPEKVFDMNLSLQEGAARVFRGRYNQYYVYNLLSFARSKGISISKPVKMLSSEEINLLLFGDVSNIEKDNSFESIAKYIERKRSESFNESWDEFKDFFIMRTCSLCNGTRLRKEALSVYINKMNIADLLKLVPEKILAFIEDYEKNIYEYETHAREKEEISRPIFKEIKKRLRYLLDLGLDYLTLDRATMTLSGGEVQRLRLATQIGSGLVGVLYVLDEPSIGLHPRDISRLVDSLRELSLIGNTVIVVEHDRETIEAADFVVDMGPYAGERGGKVVYSGDIKGLYESDTLTGKYLSGKLRIVENTFRRKTDSFLRVFGASQFNLKNIDINLPLKIFCTITGVSGSGKSTLLYEILYKGIKKEKGFREMPGQYESIEGVEKIDRVLLMDQSPIGRTPRSNPATYTGVLDDIRSLFAQLPESKRLGFKPGHFSFNVKGGRCEACRGEGFKKIQMLFLPDVYVPCDVCNGTRYQKDTLKVEFKGKNISEILNMSVDEAREFFSSHPAISRKLSVLSDIGLGYIRLGQSATTLSGGESQRLKLAYELTKKFRGHTLYLLDEPTTGLHFDDIKKLINVLHRLVDRGDSVIVVEHNLDVVYASDMVIDLGPEGGDKGGKIVAFGTPEEIMEVNNSFTGKYLKEWFGRS
- a CDS encoding acetyl-CoA carboxylase carboxyltransferase subunit alpha, giving the protein MAIDKKDQYIDFEKPIIDLYNKIEELKRVSAETGVDMTGEIESLQKRVENLYKITMKDLTPYQRLQIARHPKRPGTLTFVKGIFDDWFEMKGDRLYRDDPSIIGGIARLSGLSVVFIGHQKGSDTKSNMYRNFGMPHPEGYRKAMRLMRHAQKFNLPLITFIDTPGAYPGIEAEERGQSNAIAESICLMSSLSIPSLAIVIGEGGSGGALAISVADRIAMLENSVFSVISPEGCASILFRDAKFADEAASALKMTSYDLLSLGIIDEIIEEPLGGAHRDIDLTIEKTKECIIRNISNLLSLSEEKRKAAKWNKYANMGKYTVLNL
- a CDS encoding metal-dependent hydrolase, which gives rise to MTGFTHLVAGVGSTVAIYVNHPEWVKNFNEIGVFLGSFLGSLFPDIDSPTSKISTLVRNPFFGIFFSHRGFWHSLSAVIIVDFLFTFLLRFLMNIDFNFFVSFIIFFTMCYLLHIFFDMIGNKGVKLFYPFSKRSFSFPLTGWFKSRTPLEFLILLVYLLIVFEGLR
- the accD gene encoding acetyl-CoA carboxylase, carboxyltransferase subunit beta: MLDKFFNVKKKEIPGGLWTKCPNCSNAIYTRELNDNLKVCHHCNYHFRLTVQERIDITFDNFEEMFSGILPVDSLNFVDTMPYSERLKEAQSKTLKEEAIIVGVGTIGDKKIAVGILDFDFIGGSMGSVVGEKIFRITNYAREKRLALVLFSASGGARMQEGMFSLMQMAKTAMVIGKYKESGGFYISCLLHPTTGGVSASFATLGDVIIAEPGALIGFAGPRVIEQTIRQKLPQGFQRSEYLLEHGMIDAVIERKAIKETLNKLVSWHGY